TTCGCATTGCGATTTATTTATTAAAATGTGTTGTCGCTACAAAGGTATAACTAATAATGAGACGAAAGAAGGTTAACATTCACTCTAGATAGAGTTATCCGATTAGAAACGTTTGTAGTCGTTTGTTATTGATTAAGATCGGATAGAACCTGCTATGGTTATAAGAGAAATCGTTAAACTTGTAGGGGAGATATACAACGGTATATATGTTCGTACAATAAAGAAAAATGAAATTCAGTAAAACAGCATATCCAACAGTTTATTTTAGTGAAGAGATTTGGGTTAAGTGTCCAAAGTGCTCAGAACCTGCTTTAGTTAAAACCGAATTACCAAAATATACAATACCATTTCCAACAGGACATAAATCGGTATGTAACTGTAGATTTTGTGGATTTCAAGACTCTGAGAATGATAAATGGTCCGGATATGTACAGGGCTTTATAAACCGAGCATGTGGATATTGTGGAAGTGGAATATCCCATACTACAGAACCTACAAGAAGACCTTATGAATCATATGAATTAGCTTGTGGAGTTTGTAAGACAAAAAGAGAATATGAAATTCAATGGTATCGGTATCGTAATGACAAGGCCACTGATCCGTACTTTGGATTTGATTTATGGCTTCAAACCAGCATAAAAGACAATGTACTTTGGTTGTATAATACTAACCATTTAGACTATTTAAGAGAATATGTTGAAGCTAAGTTGAGAGAAGATGATGGCAGACACAAATACTCTATGATCACAAATCTACCTCAGTGGGTTAAATCTAGTAAGAACCGAGATGTGATAGTCAAAAAGCTCAATAAATTAAAGAACGAATTTGAAAAGAAAACTGTACCTCTAGCAGATTAACATATTACAGATATTCAATCCGTAAAGTGGATTAGAAAATCTTTATGGCCATCTGCTGAAAGTTCGTAAGACTCAATGACTCAAACTCGTTAAAGCCCGCTTCAAATCCCCAAACTGAAACTCAAAACCATATTGCAAAAGTTTCTCCGGATACACATACCGGCTTTTTAAAATAAGTTCCGGTTCGGTTCTGAGAAAAAAGGCCCCAATATTCAATAGTGGAGTCGGTGTTGGAATCCCAAGAGGAATATGTAAAGAAGATCTTAAGGCAGCCATAAATTCCCGGTTGGTAATGGTATGCGGACTGGTACAGTTGATCGGTCCGGTAACGGTATCGTTTTGCACGATAAAATCAAAAATGTGCAGCAAATCCTGAATATGAATCCATGCAAATTTTTGTTGTCCGGTGCCATGATAACCACCCAATCCAAATTGAGCAAGTCTTTTCAATACCGGATATACACCATCATTCGGGCCCAATACCAACGATACGCGTGTAGCTACCTTTCTGGTTTTGGGTGTATAGAGTGTAAAGAATTCTTTTTCCCAGGCTTGGGCCACACCCATCGAAAAATCATTTCCAATATCTCCGTTGGATTCGGTCATGGCTTTATGCAGAGAATGTTTGTAGATGGTAGCCGTACTCGCATTGATCCACAATTGCGGAGGGTGTTTTAAGGTGGCTATAGCTTGACTCAATACCCGCGTAGGCAGAACTCTGGAATTAAGAATGGCGGCTTTATTCTTTTTGGTATATCGGCAATCCACAGATTTCCCACTCAGATTAATGAGGGTTTCTGCACCTTCCAGTGCAGAAACCCATTCACCGAGATGTTGCCCATCCCAATTCTTAAAAGTGATACCGTTGTCGTGGTGTTCGGGTTGACGGGTTAAAATAATTACCTGATATCCCTTTGCGGTAAAGAATTGAGCCAGGTGCATCCCTATAAACCCACTGCCGCCTGCAATGACCATCTTTTTCATTACTCGGCATTAGGTGTTACGATCTTTAAAGTGTTTTGTGCAGAGAGTTTAGATTTTCTACGTCCTCTAAAGAACAAGAACAGATTTAAGAATAGAATCACACCCAGATAGATAGAGAAGCCGCCAATTTTATAAGACAGTACTTCAATCAAAACCTGGTAGTTGTTAAAAGCACGGTAAGAATTGATCTCTAAGATGAGTAAGGCAAAGCCAATGTTCATGAGGTAGAATCCGATTTCAAAAAGACGGTTGGTTGCAAAAGCGATTTCTTCCTTGCCATGAAAGATGTCCAACATAAAAACCCTGGCATTTTTGAATAGAGACTTGGCTACAAAATAGGTGAGTCCTAACGCAATAGGTAAATAGATACTGTATGCGACTGTAATTAAATTTTCCATGATGACTGATTTTAAGTTATTGTATAATTGATTTATTAAATGTTCTGAAAAGTGAGAGTCCACTGATGTTGATGTAGTGGAGTAGGGCCAACAACATGATGATTTGCCCAACGTGTGTACTGATGGAGCTGTACAGCTCCGTAAACGAGGAAATGTATTCCCAGTTTTGAATGCGGATGACCGCGTAACCGATATTCACCAGGTAATACCCCACGAGCAACATATTGTTGACTGCAATTGCGATTTCCTCGTTGGCAAATGAAGGTTTGACATAATGAATGCCATGCGTGTGGCACTGCTTTCCCACGTATACCGTAATAAATATGGTGATGGGGATGTAAATGAGATAACCGATGGTATTGAATGACATTTTTGTAGTTTTTGTACTTTCAAAAAATATTGAAAGTTTGTTTCAAAAAAAATTATTTAAATAGCTTCATGAAGGTTCTGAGGAACCAACTTTCATTGGAGTTACTGATTTTGGTGAGAGAGGTATCTGCCAGCTCCGCCAATGATTTGATATTATTGATTTGCTCTAAGAAGTGATCTACTTCCTCTTTATTTTTTTCAGTTGATTTTACAGCTTGTAATTCTGTAAGCGATTGTACTATCGGATCTAACTCCTGTCTTTGACGAATTTTAATCACGCGCTGTGCGACTTTCCAAATGTCTTTTTCGCCTTTAAAGAATTCCTTACGTTCCCCAATTTTAGATTCCTTGTATACCAATCCCCAATCGATCAGGGTACGGATATTCATATTGGCATTGCCTCTGGAGATTTTTAAAGCCTCCATCACTTCCTCCGCACTTAATTCTTTTTCGGTAATTAAAAATAGGGCATGAATCTGAGCCATAGTTCTATTAATTCCCCATTTGGAACCGAGACTGCCCCATTGTTGAATAAATTTTTCCTTGGCTTCGTTTAATTTCATGACACAAATGTAGTAAACTTTTCGAACTTTCAAATATTATTGAAAGTTTTATTTGTTAAATTGTATTTTATGAAGTACCTGAGCGTCTTTTCTATCATGTTAAATACAACGGTTCATTATGTTCTTTTTTTGCTTGCCTCAAAAAAAGAACGAAAAAAAGGGCACTTTTTGGAAGGTGGTTCGCAAGCGACCATGGTTCCATTTGCTCTTCATGCTATGGTCTCTACGAGACCGCAATTCCAAGCATGGAACATTACCACTGACCAAAAAGACTAAGAAATAATACATTATTGGGGGATTTGATGTATTACAATAAAACAATATTGTATAAGAATCGGCCTTAGGAAGTTTTGGTAGAAAGCTCGATGAATGTAGTGTAATCGAACCCATGTTTGAGCTCAGACATCGACTTGGAAAGTCGTTCATGTCGTTTGCGAGTTTGGGTGAGATAATGAAATGAAGAATTAGCTTTCAACAAAGCTTTCTTCAGCCTTGAACTTTTTAAGCACATTTTTTAAATTTTGATTTGTGTGCTTTTCCTTCATTCCATTCCGGTTGATTCTTTTGGCCGCACGCTGAGCGTGGTGCCCTGAGCGGAGTCGAAGGGGAGCGAAGTGTCAAGCAAAAAAAGAACATAAAGCTTCCAAAGTTTATTTCTTGTTAATTTAACCCCAGACAACACCATACAAAAACAAATTACCCACTTTTGAAACACAATCAAACCAATACGAACTCATGAACCAACATATCGTAGAAAATCTATTCGAACTGTGGGATTTTGTAGGACAACAAAATCAAACATTAGTTCAAACCGAGCATTGGAACTACATTGACCTTAAAGATTCTGATTGGCCCAAACGTGTATATCGTGTTCAAAACGAAACTGAAGTTTACGTACAAATCAAATCGGAGTACATTGCCCGGAAAATTCCAGGATTGGTTACTGTTCCGGAAAAACTACCTGTAGGTGTAGAGTTGGGAACAGTTGCGGTTCGTCAAAAAAATATGGCATTGCGGTTATCTGTTAATCAGGATTATACTCAAGATATCCATATTCAAAAGGTTGAATCGAATGCACAAGCTGTGTTATTTGCAAAAACAGCTTCACAATCATTCGGCTATTATGTAGATCATGAGATCATTCAAAACCTAATAGATTCAACCGATACGATTAGACTCTATGGTTATGTCAAAGATGAAGTGTGGTTGGGCTGCGGGATTTTATTTATCGATTCAAAAGGATATGCCGGATTACATATGATAGGAACCATACCCGAAGGAAGAGGTCAGGGCATAGG
This genomic interval from bacterium SCSIO 12643 contains the following:
- a CDS encoding TIGR01777 family oxidoreductase gives rise to the protein MKKMVIAGGSGFIGMHLAQFFTAKGYQVIILTRQPEHHDNGITFKNWDGQHLGEWVSALEGAETLINLSGKSVDCRYTKKNKAAILNSRVLPTRVLSQAIATLKHPPQLWINASTATIYKHSLHKAMTESNGDIGNDFSMGVAQAWEKEFFTLYTPKTRKVATRVSLVLGPNDGVYPVLKRLAQFGLGGYHGTGQQKFAWIHIQDLLHIFDFIVQNDTVTGPINCTSPHTITNREFMAALRSSLHIPLGIPTPTPLLNIGAFFLRTEPELILKSRYVYPEKLLQYGFEFQFGDLKRALTSLSH
- a CDS encoding GNAT family N-acetyltransferase; this translates as MNQHIVENLFELWDFVGQQNQTLVQTEHWNYIDLKDSDWPKRVYRVQNETEVYVQIKSEYIARKIPGLVTVPEKLPVGVELGTVAVRQKNMALRLSVNQDYTQDIHIQKVESNAQAVLFAKTASQSFGYYVDHEIIQNLIDSTDTIRLYGYVKDEVWLGCGILFIDSKGYAGLHMIGTIPEGRGQGIGHKMTTYLLAEAQSALCPYVVLHASQMGERIYSRLGFETYGVLETYKIMFD
- a CDS encoding transcriptional regulator, which encodes MKLNEAKEKFIQQWGSLGSKWGINRTMAQIHALFLITEKELSAEEVMEALKISRGNANMNIRTLIDWGLVYKESKIGERKEFFKGEKDIWKVAQRVIKIRQRQELDPIVQSLTELQAVKSTEKNKEEVDHFLEQINNIKSLAELADTSLTKISNSNESWFLRTFMKLFK